Proteins co-encoded in one Ensifer sp. PDNC004 genomic window:
- a CDS encoding quinone oxidoreductase → MKAIRVYQHGGPDVLAYENVELGEPGPGEVRVGNRAIGVNFVDIYLRSGAYPPPQLPFIPGKEGAGEVILVGPGVEGFKPGDRVAYAEALGAYAEEHNVPARVLVHLPHGIDFETGAAMMLKGLTAQYLLRRTFRVEAGHTLLVHAAAGGVGLILTQWAKHLGAKVIGTVGSPEKAELALANGADYVIDYGKENFAARVREITKGEGVDVVYDSIGKATLEGSLDSLRPFGHFVSFGAASGPIPPFDITTLAQKGSLYATWPLLPAHLVRREDVLAMSKDLFEVVARGAVKIPVHARLPLSEAAEAHRRLEGRQTTGAMVLLP, encoded by the coding sequence ATGAAAGCTATCCGCGTGTATCAGCACGGCGGGCCTGATGTGCTCGCCTATGAAAATGTCGAACTCGGCGAACCCGGCCCCGGTGAAGTGCGGGTGGGCAACCGGGCGATCGGCGTCAACTTCGTCGACATCTATCTGCGCAGCGGCGCCTATCCGCCGCCGCAGCTTCCTTTCATCCCAGGCAAAGAGGGAGCGGGCGAGGTGATCTTGGTCGGGCCTGGCGTCGAGGGCTTCAAGCCGGGGGACCGCGTCGCCTACGCCGAAGCGCTTGGTGCCTATGCGGAGGAGCACAATGTGCCTGCCCGTGTTCTCGTGCACCTGCCTCACGGCATCGATTTCGAGACGGGTGCAGCGATGATGTTGAAGGGCCTGACAGCGCAATATTTGTTGCGTCGCACCTTCCGGGTTGAGGCCGGTCATACCCTCCTCGTCCATGCGGCCGCCGGCGGTGTCGGCCTTATCCTGACGCAATGGGCGAAACATCTGGGCGCAAAGGTCATTGGCACCGTCGGTTCGCCGGAGAAGGCCGAACTGGCGCTGGCCAACGGTGCGGACTACGTGATCGACTACGGCAAGGAGAATTTTGCGGCGCGCGTGCGCGAAATCACCAAAGGCGAGGGGGTCGATGTCGTCTATGACAGCATCGGCAAGGCGACGTTGGAAGGTTCGCTCGACAGCCTGCGCCCCTTCGGTCACTTCGTCAGTTTCGGTGCCGCGTCCGGCCCGATCCCGCCCTTCGACATCACGACGCTGGCGCAGAAGGGGTCGCTTTACGCCACCTGGCCGCTGTTACCCGCGCATCTGGTCCGGCGCGAGGACGTACTGGCGATGAGCAAGGATCTCTTCGAAGTCGTCGCACGCGGCGCGGTCAAGATCCCCGTGCATGCGCGTCTGCCGCTTTCCGAGGCAGCCGAGGCGCATCGCCGGCTCGAAGGACGTCAGACGACGGGTGCCATGGTGCTCCTGCCATAA
- a CDS encoding serine hydrolase, which translates to MKKPATLDWQAAEAAARSLTAQWAADEPGGAVIGFDASGVRFSHTAGVESLATFAPFTADSVVRYASLTKHVFSAMVLAHADLIGLDDPLGQHLPELRSPLADVTVGQALDMTGGLPDTRECLSLLGLSVYSETKAGPLLEYLSRLERLNFDAGTEVSYSNTGYRLIEAALERKGFRFDDFVQREIAGPLGIALKAPDVWNDPVAGLVPGYWHAGESWQLSAAGLHISASGSLTGSARSLATWLQALLDDEGRFAGLLQKLQASRYLADGRPTGYGLGLRNSSLGAREFVGHGGSHPGYKTYFLLDPETRAGFVVVSNREDTNGYKIALESMAALTGLALPDPAADLGDDFYVTETGPWWIEVKGSTCTYLDADETLYDDGDGWVSSRSASSPLRLRLDGAALVGEVGHAARRFLPAATHEPLPASLSGVWRSDEGAEFTVENGAVLMGVGPVRQTMKLTPLGNGRFLFTLSDGPWVKRICLHLLGPDHLELVTSRARMIEYRRRA; encoded by the coding sequence ATGAAGAAGCCGGCAACGCTCGATTGGCAGGCCGCCGAAGCGGCTGCGAGAAGCCTGACCGCACAATGGGCGGCGGACGAGCCGGGCGGCGCGGTCATCGGCTTCGACGCATCCGGCGTCCGCTTCTCGCATACGGCCGGCGTCGAAAGCCTCGCTACGTTTGCGCCGTTCACCGCCGACAGCGTCGTGCGTTACGCGTCGCTCACTAAGCACGTCTTCTCAGCGATGGTGCTGGCCCATGCCGATCTCATCGGTCTCGACGATCCGCTCGGCCAGCACCTTCCGGAACTGCGCTCGCCGCTTGCGGACGTAACGGTCGGGCAGGCGCTCGACATGACCGGCGGCCTGCCGGATACCCGCGAATGCCTGTCGCTGCTCGGCCTTTCCGTCTACTCAGAGACGAAGGCGGGGCCGCTTCTCGAATACCTCTCACGCCTGGAGCGGCTGAACTTTGATGCCGGCACCGAGGTCTCCTATTCGAACACCGGTTATCGCCTCATCGAAGCGGCGCTGGAGCGCAAGGGCTTCCGCTTCGACGATTTCGTCCAACGGGAAATCGCGGGCCCGCTTGGCATCGCGCTGAAGGCGCCGGATGTCTGGAACGATCCGGTGGCGGGCCTCGTTCCCGGCTACTGGCACGCGGGCGAAAGCTGGCAGCTTTCGGCCGCCGGTCTGCATATTTCCGCGTCGGGCAGCCTCACCGGCAGCGCCCGGTCGCTTGCCACCTGGCTGCAGGCCTTGCTTGATGATGAAGGTCGCTTTGCCGGTCTCCTGCAGAAATTGCAGGCATCCCGGTATCTCGCCGACGGGCGCCCCACGGGCTACGGGTTGGGCCTGCGCAATTCGTCGCTCGGCGCCCGCGAATTCGTCGGCCATGGCGGCTCACACCCCGGGTACAAGACCTATTTCCTGCTCGACCCGGAAACACGCGCCGGCTTCGTCGTTGTCTCCAACCGCGAGGACACCAACGGCTACAAGATCGCGCTCGAAAGCATGGCGGCGCTCACCGGGCTCGCGCTGCCGGATCCCGCGGCTGACCTCGGCGACGATTTCTATGTGACGGAAACCGGCCCTTGGTGGATCGAGGTCAAGGGCAGTACCTGCACCTATCTCGATGCGGACGAGACGCTCTATGACGACGGCGACGGCTGGGTCTCGTCGCGCTCCGCCTCATCCCCCCTCCGACTGCGCCTCGACGGCGCCGCCCTTGTCGGCGAGGTCGGCCATGCCGCGCGACGCTTCCTTCCAGCGGCGACGCATGAGCCGCTGCCGGCGTCGCTCTCCGGGGTCTGGCGCTCCGACGAAGGGGCGGAATTCACGGTCGAGAACGGCGCGGTCCTGATGGGCGTCGGCCCCGTACGTCAGACCATGAAGCTCACTCCCCTTGGCAATGGTCGCTTCCTGTTCACGCTGAGCGATGGGCCCTGGGTCAAGCGCATCTGCCTGCATCTCCTCGGGCCCGATCACCTCGAACTGGTGACAAGCCGAGCCCGGATGATCGAATATCGCCGCCGCGCCTGA
- a CDS encoding dipeptidase has translation MATQAKIPVFDGHNDVLSRLWRSPGGAAERRFLDGVDTGHIDLDKAAAGGLAGGLCAVYVASPGLAKDGSGEFATPDQQSALEATLGMASLLMRIERQSKGRLKICRSAADIRAAMDKGAFASVLHIEGIEAVGADLDALYVLHAAGLRTLGPVWSRPNIFAYGVPFRFPSSPDIGPGLSEAGKDLVRACNELKIMLDLSHLNEQGFWDIAALSQAPLVASHSNVHALCPHSRNLTDRQLDAIRDSGGLAGINFGVLFLRADGTRNTDTPLSLLVDHIDYIVERIGIEHVALGSDFDGTAIPAAMSSAADLPLLVDLLRTRGYDDAALAKICHGNWIRVLETTWGA, from the coding sequence TTGGCGACGCAAGCGAAAATCCCGGTCTTTGACGGACATAACGACGTGCTGTCGCGGCTCTGGCGTTCGCCGGGCGGCGCTGCCGAGCGTCGTTTCCTCGACGGTGTCGATACCGGGCATATCGATCTCGACAAGGCCGCAGCGGGTGGCCTCGCCGGCGGCCTCTGCGCCGTCTACGTGGCATCGCCGGGCCTTGCCAAGGACGGCAGCGGCGAGTTCGCAACGCCTGATCAGCAAAGCGCGCTCGAAGCCACGCTCGGCATGGCGAGCCTGCTGATGCGGATCGAGCGCCAGTCGAAGGGCCGGCTGAAGATCTGCCGCAGTGCTGCCGATATCCGCGCCGCAATGGACAAGGGTGCCTTTGCCTCGGTGCTGCACATCGAGGGTATCGAGGCGGTCGGCGCTGACCTCGATGCGCTCTATGTGCTGCACGCCGCGGGTCTGCGCACGCTCGGCCCCGTCTGGAGCCGGCCGAACATTTTTGCCTATGGCGTTCCCTTCCGCTTTCCCTCCTCGCCCGATATCGGTCCGGGCCTCAGCGAGGCCGGCAAGGATCTCGTGCGCGCCTGCAACGAGTTGAAGATCATGCTCGATCTTTCGCATTTGAACGAGCAGGGCTTCTGGGACATCGCCGCGCTGTCGCAGGCGCCGCTCGTCGCCTCCCATTCCAACGTGCATGCGCTCTGCCCGCACAGCCGCAACCTGACGGACCGTCAGCTCGACGCGATCAGGGACAGCGGCGGTTTGGCCGGCATCAACTTCGGCGTCCTTTTCCTGCGCGCGGACGGGACCAGGAACACGGATACGCCGCTCTCGCTCCTTGTCGACCATATCGACTACATCGTCGAGCGTATCGGTATCGAGCATGTGGCGCTCGGCTCTGACTTCGACGGTACGGCCATCCCGGCGGCCATGAGCAGTGCGGCCGATCTGCCGCTGCTCGTCGACCTGCTGCGCACCCGCGGCTATGACGACGCGGCGCTCGCCAAGATCTGCCACGGCAACTGGATCCGCGTGCTGGAGACGACCTGGGGCGCGTGA
- a CDS encoding LysR substrate-binding domain-containing protein: MISDQISIDLLRSFVAVCRQGSLNRVATQTGRTQSALSMQMRRLEEVLGRQLFTRTGRGVVPTPEGELFLGYATRMLALGDEAAARLRQADLSGGVRVGLAEEVATTALPEALGRLRRGYQEIRLDVVVEQCVALGKTWPEGDLDIMVVPTSVVTADALTTWNVELQWVCATDYAFDETRPIDLVAFAAPCLWRRRMIETLADQGREHRITFTSQSITALQAAIENGLGIGLLPPEAIRAGTMRALPASSAVPKPFAVQYGLFARDRRTAAVDCAISVLLEALPIASRT, encoded by the coding sequence GTGATATCTGATCAGATCAGCATCGACCTCCTGCGCAGCTTCGTCGCGGTCTGCCGACAGGGCAGCCTGAACCGTGTCGCCACCCAGACCGGCCGTACGCAATCGGCGCTCAGCATGCAGATGCGCCGGCTTGAGGAAGTGCTCGGCCGGCAACTTTTCACCCGCACCGGTCGTGGCGTCGTGCCAACACCCGAAGGCGAATTGTTTCTGGGATACGCCACGCGCATGCTGGCGCTCGGCGACGAAGCGGCGGCGCGGCTGCGACAGGCGGACCTTAGCGGTGGCGTGCGGGTCGGGCTTGCCGAGGAAGTGGCAACGACGGCGCTGCCCGAAGCGCTCGGGCGATTGCGGCGCGGCTACCAGGAGATCCGGCTCGATGTTGTCGTCGAACAATGCGTGGCGCTTGGAAAGACCTGGCCCGAAGGCGACCTCGACATCATGGTCGTGCCGACCTCCGTGGTCACCGCCGACGCCCTCACCACCTGGAACGTTGAACTGCAATGGGTCTGTGCGACGGACTACGCTTTCGACGAAACGCGGCCGATCGACCTCGTCGCCTTCGCCGCGCCCTGCCTCTGGCGCCGGCGCATGATCGAGACGCTGGCCGACCAGGGCCGGGAACACCGGATTACCTTTACCAGCCAGAGCATCACGGCGCTGCAGGCCGCGATCGAGAACGGCCTCGGCATTGGTTTGCTTCCGCCGGAAGCGATCCGCGCGGGCACGATGCGGGCGCTGCCTGCTTCGTCGGCCGTGCCGAAGCCGTTTGCCGTGCAATATGGGCTTTTCGCCCGGGATCGACGCACGGCCGCTGTCGATTGCGCGATCAGCGTGCTGCTCGAAGCCCTGCCGATCGCTTCCAGGACCTAG
- a CDS encoding helix-turn-helix domain-containing protein — protein MTTADHASGASTGAAETPSLGDRLRQRRKSLKMTLQEVADEAGFSVGFISQIERGITVPSLTSLIAVCRTLKVEAGSFLNPPKVATPFTRREHRPVYGLGGESGKAVSYERLSASFPGNVLRSTIIHEPPGHRSEPMSHEGEEIFFILKGALTLEVDGEAMVLEPGDSAHFPSLRTHTMWNHTSEPTTILHTCTMDVFGDGAPSGSPADSLAVTRAENRLDASGIAEDK, from the coding sequence GTGACGACGGCGGACCATGCCAGCGGCGCATCGACCGGCGCGGCAGAAACGCCGTCGCTTGGCGATCGCCTGCGCCAGCGGCGAAAGAGCTTGAAGATGACGCTTCAGGAGGTCGCCGACGAGGCTGGCTTTTCCGTCGGCTTCATCTCGCAGATCGAGCGCGGCATTACTGTTCCCTCGCTGACCTCGCTGATCGCCGTCTGCCGGACCTTGAAGGTCGAGGCCGGCAGCTTTCTCAACCCGCCGAAGGTGGCGACGCCGTTCACCCGGCGCGAACACCGGCCGGTCTATGGGCTCGGTGGAGAAAGCGGCAAGGCCGTTTCCTACGAGCGGCTCTCCGCGTCCTTTCCCGGCAACGTGCTCAGAAGCACCATCATCCACGAGCCGCCCGGCCATCGCAGCGAACCGATGTCGCATGAGGGGGAGGAAATCTTCTTTATCCTGAAGGGAGCGCTGACGCTGGAAGTGGACGGCGAAGCGATGGTTCTGGAGCCGGGCGATTCCGCCCATTTCCCGTCGCTGCGCACCCATACTATGTGGAACCACACCAGCGAGCCGACCACGATCCTGCACACCTGTACCATGGACGTCTTCGGCGACGGCGCCCCCTCCGGAAGCCCCGCCGACAGCCTTGCCGTGACCCGGGCCGAAAACCGGCTCGACGCCAGCGGGATCGCCGAAGACAAGTGA
- a CDS encoding NmrA family NAD(P)-binding protein, translating to MNQRSNTILVVGATGRFAGLVVPELARRGASVRALIRDKAQGALAKSLGAAEIAIGDLRERASLDQALEGAAGVFHIGPAFAPDEAAMGVSMVEAAVRAGVRKFVFSSVIQPTHVRLKNHAAKIPVEDALYSSPLEYTILHPANFMQNLRSAWASVLATSSFAEPFPTTTRIARVDYRDVAEVAAIALTEDRLAYATLELSAEGRHNREEIAEMMSIALGRPIVAATIGFHEWAKPIAAKYTDHQLELLSKVHAHYAEVGLGGNSMTLRAALQREPRNLESFIHELVQA from the coding sequence ATGAACCAGCGCTCCAACACGATCCTTGTCGTCGGCGCCACCGGCCGCTTTGCCGGCCTCGTCGTTCCGGAACTGGCGCGGCGCGGCGCCAGCGTCCGTGCCCTTATCCGCGACAAAGCGCAGGGCGCGCTTGCGAAATCGCTCGGCGCAGCGGAAATCGCGATCGGCGATCTGCGCGAGCGTGCCAGTCTGGACCAGGCGCTTGAGGGTGCTGCCGGTGTCTTTCACATCGGTCCGGCCTTTGCACCGGATGAGGCAGCGATGGGCGTATCGATGGTCGAAGCCGCCGTGCGCGCCGGTGTCAGGAAGTTCGTCTTCTCTTCGGTGATCCAGCCGACCCATGTGCGGCTGAAGAACCACGCGGCAAAGATCCCGGTGGAGGATGCGCTCTATTCCTCGCCGCTCGAATACACCATCCTGCATCCGGCAAACTTCATGCAGAACCTGCGGTCCGCCTGGGCAAGTGTGCTTGCTACCAGCAGCTTCGCAGAGCCGTTTCCGACGACCACGCGCATCGCCCGTGTCGATTACCGTGATGTCGCCGAAGTCGCGGCGATCGCGCTCACGGAAGACCGCCTCGCCTATGCGACGCTGGAGCTCTCTGCCGAGGGCCGGCACAACCGCGAGGAAATTGCCGAAATGATGAGCATCGCGCTCGGTCGGCCGATCGTTGCGGCAACCATCGGCTTTCACGAATGGGCAAAGCCGATCGCCGCAAAATACACAGACCACCAGCTGGAACTGCTGTCCAAGGTCCACGCCCACTATGCCGAAGTCGGCCTCGGTGGAAACAGCATGACGCTACGCGCCGCACTTCAGCGCGAACCCCGCAATCTCGAGAGTTTCATTCACGAACTGGTGCAGGCCTAA
- a CDS encoding LysR family transcriptional regulator, translating into MEIKWLEDFLALASTLNFSKAADERHVTQSAFSRRIRQLEAWLGTTLVDRATYPSRLTEAGSKFVPVAQDTLKQLYQARRNLQQEEGSDARTIKLTALHTLSFTFFPAWMTRVNARSGPLFSRLRPDSGSMEENLNSLVDGECDFLLTYAHTQVPHLLDPQAFEHRVLGHERIIPVSAANEAGAPLHRLEGGTKPFPHLRYEKSSFFGQLLDDLIGPTLPPAQRVHEGSMSVGLKAMAEAGWGIAWVPESLMTDELANGALVRAADPRWDVSVEIRLYRAKENRRPVVGRVWQNLEAVA; encoded by the coding sequence GTGGAAATCAAATGGCTTGAGGACTTTCTGGCGCTCGCCAGCACGCTGAACTTCTCAAAGGCGGCGGACGAGCGCCATGTCACCCAATCCGCCTTCAGCCGGCGCATCCGACAGCTAGAGGCCTGGCTCGGCACAACGCTCGTAGACCGCGCGACCTATCCTTCGCGCTTGACGGAAGCGGGATCGAAATTCGTGCCGGTGGCGCAGGACACGCTGAAGCAACTCTATCAGGCAAGGCGCAATCTGCAGCAGGAGGAGGGCTCCGACGCCCGCACCATCAAGCTGACGGCGCTGCACACGCTCTCCTTCACCTTCTTTCCCGCGTGGATGACACGGGTCAACGCCCGCAGCGGGCCGCTCTTTTCCCGGCTTCGCCCAGATTCCGGCAGCATGGAGGAAAACCTCAACTCGCTCGTCGACGGCGAATGCGACTTCCTGCTGACCTACGCCCACACCCAGGTCCCGCACCTGCTCGACCCGCAGGCCTTCGAACATCGCGTGCTCGGCCACGAACGCATAATCCCCGTTTCGGCGGCGAATGAAGCGGGCGCGCCGCTACACCGGCTCGAAGGTGGCACGAAACCTTTCCCGCATCTGCGCTACGAAAAGTCGTCCTTCTTCGGTCAGCTTCTCGACGACCTGATCGGCCCCACGCTGCCTCCGGCGCAAAGGGTGCACGAAGGCAGCATGTCGGTGGGCTTGAAGGCCATGGCGGAAGCCGGCTGGGGCATTGCCTGGGTGCCCGAGAGCCTGATGACGGACGAACTGGCGAACGGCGCGCTGGTCAGGGCCGCCGACCCGCGCTGGGACGTGAGCGTCGAGATCCGGCTCTATCGCGCCAAGGAAAACCGCCGCCCGGTCGTCGGCCGCGTCTGGCAGAACCTGGAGGCTGTCGCCTAA
- a CDS encoding amino acid permease, translated as MMKPLDATAGNPSQMTSAGTDVRPSLGIWACSALVVGNIIGSGFYLSPAALAPYGAAALVGWVGMAIAAMCLGLVFARLASVRPATGGPYAYSRMAFGPFAGFLVAWAYWISIWASLPAIAMAFAGYLAVFFPNLQHVPGGFTAVSLAAMWLVAAINMFGVKSAGRFQIVTVGLKLVPFIAIALLGLFWIEPQNLTPVNPSGLSVLGLISATAPLTMFAFLGIESATVPAGDVDDPKRTIPRATVLGTLCCGLIFILGTLVVMGTVPREALARSAAPFSDAAFMMWGGWGSTLVAAAVVLSSIGALNGWTLLMAQVPMAAARDGLFPPVFGRLSSRGVPQWGIVVSMLLASALLVLQTSGVSGLMAVYRFAVDLSTTAAMVPYVFCSLVEGALFLALARPRDAEWAGIRIGPYKPYALVAFVFSLWTVYGSGPQAGLWCLLLLLVALPVYLSVERKEPSTS; from the coding sequence ATGATGAAGCCGCTTGATGCAACCGCCGGCAATCCTTCGCAAATGACGTCCGCAGGGACGGACGTTCGCCCGAGCCTCGGCATCTGGGCCTGCTCGGCGCTCGTCGTCGGCAATATCATCGGCTCCGGTTTCTACCTGTCGCCTGCAGCGCTCGCCCCCTATGGCGCCGCAGCGCTCGTCGGCTGGGTCGGCATGGCCATTGCCGCCATGTGCCTCGGGCTGGTCTTTGCGCGGCTTGCCAGCGTCAGGCCCGCGACCGGCGGCCCCTACGCCTACAGCCGCATGGCTTTCGGGCCGTTTGCCGGCTTCCTCGTCGCCTGGGCCTACTGGATATCGATCTGGGCGTCGCTGCCGGCGATTGCCATGGCCTTCGCCGGTTATCTCGCCGTCTTCTTCCCGAACCTTCAGCATGTGCCAGGCGGGTTCACCGCGGTTTCGCTTGCCGCCATGTGGCTGGTCGCCGCCATCAACATGTTCGGCGTCAAGAGCGCCGGCCGCTTCCAGATCGTCACCGTCGGGCTGAAGCTCGTTCCCTTCATCGCCATCGCCCTTCTCGGCCTCTTCTGGATCGAGCCGCAGAACCTCACACCCGTCAACCCGAGCGGGCTTTCCGTCCTGGGGCTGATCTCGGCGACCGCCCCGCTGACGATGTTCGCCTTTCTCGGCATCGAGTCTGCCACCGTCCCGGCCGGCGATGTCGACGATCCGAAACGCACGATCCCGCGGGCGACGGTGCTCGGCACGCTCTGCTGCGGCCTGATCTTCATCCTCGGCACGCTCGTGGTGATGGGCACGGTTCCGCGCGAGGCGCTTGCCCGTTCTGCCGCCCCCTTTTCCGATGCGGCCTTCATGATGTGGGGCGGGTGGGGGAGCACTCTCGTGGCTGCCGCGGTCGTGCTTTCGTCGATCGGCGCGCTCAACGGCTGGACGCTGCTGATGGCGCAGGTGCCAATGGCGGCGGCGCGAGACGGCCTGTTCCCGCCGGTTTTCGGCCGCCTGTCGAGCCGCGGCGTCCCTCAATGGGGCATCGTCGTGTCGATGCTGCTCGCCTCGGCACTGCTGGTGCTGCAGACCTCGGGCGTCTCCGGGCTGATGGCTGTTTATCGCTTCGCAGTCGATCTTTCGACCACGGCGGCCATGGTGCCCTACGTCTTCTGCAGCCTCGTCGAGGGCGCGCTTTTCCTGGCGCTCGCGCGTCCGCGCGACGCGGAGTGGGCCGGCATCCGCATCGGCCCCTACAAGCCCTATGCGCTGGTCGCTTTCGTCTTTTCCCTTTGGACGGTCTACGGCAGCGGACCTCAGGCGGGCCTCTGGTGCCTGCTCCTGCTGCTCGTGGCACTGCCCGTTTACCTGTCAGTCGAGAGGAAGGAGCCGTCCACCAGCTGA
- a CDS encoding DUF2798 domain-containing protein, with product MPKKLPHRYQAIVMPLVLSVLMSGIVSFVSTAIGNGIQPDILALWIKAWAFSWLVAFPSLLVVLPFVRRIVAATVEQPRSS from the coding sequence ATGCCAAAGAAGCTTCCGCACCGATACCAAGCCATCGTCATGCCGCTCGTTCTCTCCGTCCTGATGTCCGGCATCGTTTCCTTCGTCTCGACGGCGATCGGCAACGGCATCCAGCCCGATATTCTCGCACTGTGGATCAAGGCCTGGGCCTTCTCCTGGCTGGTCGCCTTCCCCAGCCTGTTGGTGGTCCTTCCGTTCGTGCGCCGCATCGTGGCGGCCACCGTCGAACAGCCGCGCAGCAGCTGA
- a CDS encoding D-amino-acid transaminase: protein MSQPSIRTVYLNGEFLPENEARLSIFDRGFLFGDGIYEVTAVLEGKLIDSASHMARLERCAREIDVSLPVSTDEIVAIEKRLIKENGLVEGMVYLQLTRGAEDRNFLFSEDIKPTLVLFTQAKTLVTATTKGLSVKTVPDQRWARRDIKSVCLLPQVIAKRIAKAEGCDEAWMIEEGFVTEGASSTAYIVTADNRIVTRGNSQKTLPGCTRLAALALAAEQGMTLEERPFTLEEALNAREACLTSASNFVAPITRIDGKPVGSGEPGPVVKRLRELYLEHARRTAI from the coding sequence ATGTCCCAGCCGTCCATCCGCACCGTCTATCTCAACGGCGAGTTTTTGCCGGAGAACGAAGCGCGCCTCTCGATCTTCGACCGCGGCTTCCTCTTCGGCGATGGCATCTACGAGGTCACCGCCGTGCTCGAAGGCAAGCTGATCGACAGCGCCTCGCATATGGCGCGCCTGGAGCGCTGCGCGCGTGAAATCGATGTGTCGTTGCCGGTATCGACCGACGAGATCGTCGCAATCGAAAAGCGGCTGATCAAAGAAAACGGCCTTGTCGAAGGCATGGTCTATCTGCAGCTCACCCGGGGCGCCGAGGACCGGAACTTTCTGTTCTCAGAGGATATCAAGCCGACGCTGGTGCTCTTCACCCAGGCAAAGACGCTGGTGACCGCGACCACCAAGGGGCTGTCGGTCAAGACCGTGCCCGACCAGCGCTGGGCGCGCCGCGACATCAAGAGCGTGTGCCTGCTGCCGCAGGTGATCGCCAAGCGGATCGCCAAGGCCGAAGGCTGCGATGAGGCCTGGATGATCGAGGAGGGGTTCGTGACCGAAGGCGCATCCTCGACCGCCTACATCGTGACTGCGGACAACCGCATCGTCACGCGCGGCAACAGTCAAAAGACGCTGCCCGGCTGCACCAGGCTCGCGGCTCTGGCGCTCGCCGCCGAACAGGGAATGACGCTGGAAGAACGCCCCTTCACGCTCGAAGAGGCGCTCAATGCTCGCGAAGCGTGCCTCACCAGCGCTTCAAACTTCGTTGCTCCGATCACCCGCATCGACGGCAAGCCCGTCGGTAGCGGTGAGCCGGGCCCGGTGGTCAAGCGCCTGCGCGAGCTCTATCTGGAGCACGCGCGGCGAACGGCGATCTAG
- a CDS encoding P1 family peptidase, giving the protein MTNIKRLRLRDLGFRPGVYEPGPLNAITDVPGVAVGQATVVDADRIRTGATAILPHDGNLFQDKVPAGFAVLNGFGKFAGSTQIDELGELETPVVLTNTLATGRAIEAVNRWTLAQPGNEKVVSLNAVVGETNDSRLNDIRAGRPTIDEIGAALAAAKAGAVEEGAVGAGTGTVAFGLKGGIGTSSRLVKAAGSVFTLGVLVQSNYGGRLTVCGRAYDAPAAHDRDGSIVIVVATDAPLSARNLKRLAERAFGGLARTGAALSNGSGDYALAFSTAASVRRTKARRAAIADYPDLPNDLMSPLFEAAIETTEEAILNSLTMACTTHGFNAANGKPSTVEAISLERLRALNEH; this is encoded by the coding sequence ATGACGAATATCAAGCGCTTGCGCCTTCGAGATCTTGGTTTCCGGCCAGGTGTCTACGAGCCGGGTCCGCTCAACGCGATCACCGATGTCCCGGGTGTTGCCGTCGGCCAGGCCACCGTTGTCGATGCGGACCGCATCCGCACCGGGGCGACCGCCATCCTGCCGCATGACGGCAACCTCTTTCAGGATAAGGTGCCGGCCGGCTTCGCCGTGCTCAACGGCTTCGGCAAGTTTGCGGGTTCCACCCAGATCGACGAACTTGGCGAGCTGGAAACGCCCGTCGTTCTCACCAACACGCTGGCGACGGGGCGGGCTATCGAGGCCGTCAATCGCTGGACGCTGGCGCAGCCGGGCAACGAGAAGGTGGTGTCGCTGAACGCGGTCGTCGGTGAGACAAACGATTCCCGCCTCAACGACATCCGCGCCGGTCGGCCGACGATCGACGAGATCGGCGCTGCCCTGGCCGCTGCGAAGGCCGGTGCCGTCGAAGAGGGGGCTGTCGGTGCCGGAACCGGCACGGTGGCCTTCGGGCTGAAGGGCGGCATCGGCACGAGTTCGCGCCTTGTGAAGGCGGCCGGCTCGGTCTTTACGCTCGGCGTGCTCGTCCAATCCAATTATGGCGGCCGGCTCACCGTCTGCGGCCGTGCCTACGATGCGCCGGCGGCACACGACCGGGACGGCTCGATCGTTATCGTGGTTGCAACCGATGCGCCGCTGTCTGCCCGCAATCTCAAGCGCCTGGCCGAACGCGCCTTCGGCGGTCTTGCCCGCACCGGGGCGGCACTCAGCAACGGTTCCGGCGACTATGCGCTTGCCTTCTCGACTGCGGCTAGTGTGCGCCGCACCAAGGCGCGGCGAGCCGCGATCGCCGACTATCCCGACCTTCCGAACGACCTGATGTCGCCGCTCTTTGAAGCCGCGATCGAGACGACCGAGGAGGCGATCCTCAATTCTCTGACGATGGCGTGCACGACGCACGGCTTCAACGCCGCGAACGGCAAGCCGAGCACGGTCGAGGCGATCTCGCTCGAACGGCTTCGCGCGCTCAACGAACACTGA